The SAR202 cluster bacterium genomic interval TTCGCAGTGCACCACCACGCAATGCCCTATGGAAACATAGTCCTCAATCACCATCTGGTTATTGTGTATAACGGAGTTCTCCTGAATGTTCACATACGCCCCAATCACAATCTTCCCCTCCCCATCCCCTCGAATAGTAACCCCCGGCCAGATGCTGGCGTGTTCCCCAATCTCTACGTTCCCCACCACATACGCCGCCTCGCTGACCCAAGCTGTAGGATGCACCTTAGGCGTTTTGTTACCCAGGCTTCGTATCAATGCGAACCTCCAGTATGCTTATGTTTTTTCATTCGACGGGTTAGACACAATAGCTTTCGGCTGCGGGCTGCGTAAGAAAAAGAAAAGTATCGCCCCCACGGCGGCGCACCCGGAAATAACATAAAGCGCGCTGCTGTAGCTGTAATGGTCCGCCATAAAACCGGCAAATATGGGGCCTATCACCTGCCCCACCATCATAACCACCGATGAGAAACCCATAATCATGGCAAAGGATTTTCTCCCAAAATACTCCCCGCGCATAGAGGTCAGCACCGGCCCGCGAACGCCCCACGCCATCCCGTGCACCACCCCGGCCGCCAGCACCTGCCC includes:
- a CDS encoding gamma carbonic anhydrase family protein yields the protein MIRSLGNKTPKVHPTAWVSEAAYVVGNVEIGEHASIWPGVTIRGDGEGKIVIGAYVNIQENSVIHNNQMVIEDYVSIGHCVVVHCERIGEGSLMGNNSTILNRTTVGKRCLVAANAVVLAGQDVPDESFVTGVPGEVKRKVTQAQVERMRRTATGMAKRGQEFKGAGL